One Vibrio gallaecicus genomic region harbors:
- a CDS encoding Lrp/AsnC family transcriptional regulator: MDRIDKHLLRLLQKDGRLTNAELAELVGLSASPCARRLKRLEEQGIIDGYRVSLSRKEVGIAMTVFVEVSLNNHQEVSIENFELAVVDMEEVISCHVVSGAYDYLLEVVSPDLTAYETFTRKLQRLTNVKDIHTHLAIRQVKGNTALPIYRT; encoded by the coding sequence GTGGACAGAATAGATAAACACCTTCTTCGGTTACTACAAAAAGATGGACGCTTGACTAATGCCGAGCTTGCCGAGCTGGTTGGGTTATCGGCGTCACCTTGCGCGAGAAGATTAAAACGGTTAGAAGAGCAAGGCATTATTGATGGTTATCGTGTCAGCTTATCTCGAAAAGAGGTAGGAATAGCGATGACAGTTTTTGTTGAGGTGAGCTTGAATAACCATCAAGAAGTGTCGATAGAAAACTTTGAATTGGCTGTAGTGGATATGGAAGAAGTGATCAGTTGCCACGTTGTATCAGGCGCTTATGATTATTTACTAGAGGTGGTAAGCCCTGACTTAACCGCGTATGAAACCTTCACCCGAAAGCTACAAAGACTAACGAATGTAAAGGATATCCATACGCATTTAGCTATTCGCCAAGTAAAAGGTAATACTGCTCTGCCAATATACCGAACATGA
- a CDS encoding TonB-dependent siderophore receptor, with protein METNNFALKKKALLSMAIAAVCNSAAHAESTEFEEVVVWGTKVSSSSESVYAEDMALKQADHMSDLLRDIPGVDVGGTHSVNQRINIRGMGETKLDIRLDGASQHANMFHHIGNLTLNPDIIKSADIQVGNNSVAQSGLGGGVYFETKDAMDLLRYDEDFGVRIYGGAASNKSEQASITLYGMLSDKVDALVYGHGVSRGNFEDGNGVETFGAEGDVYNVLAKVGFEPNDLHRFEISADMYRDEGDYSPRPDMSGSANETISQDLLLPTEYDRNTFVLSYELTGEAHKGKVSVYSSQTEVTRDESKITVRWPTDRLSENSATNRNLGANAKFESDLALGSFDNTLLYGIDYIDQNSTSEYGGNKFMDETAISRAIFLEDTLYITPSILVTAGVRFEDYERKATTGSKTFDDITWSLGSEWEATDNVTLFANTRSLFKGPELLETFIAYQDVAVLADDIKAETGQNTQGGVRFDKQVGDHYIGANLTIFKTTIEDYITEEYQRATQGYLIYNLGDMETKGAEVSATYGYKLFHSKLSYSQLENKDKTNGGPILDGNGRSADMGDSFALTLDYQSDSLDTQFGWTSILVLDEDNVVEGTPEKEGYDVHNLYAQWRPSSVEDLAVTFGIDNVFDELYISHASRTGYSRTTLAEDYEPGRNYKLSLAYQF; from the coding sequence ATGGAAACGAACAACTTTGCTCTGAAGAAAAAAGCACTACTGAGTATGGCAATTGCTGCTGTATGTAATAGTGCAGCACATGCTGAATCAACTGAGTTTGAGGAAGTAGTGGTTTGGGGCACTAAGGTATCAAGCAGCTCAGAGTCAGTATATGCAGAAGATATGGCGTTAAAGCAAGCTGATCATATGTCGGATTTATTAAGAGACATTCCAGGGGTTGATGTTGGAGGTACGCACTCCGTGAACCAACGTATCAACATCCGAGGGATGGGAGAAACAAAGCTAGATATTCGTTTAGATGGTGCTTCGCAACATGCCAACATGTTCCACCATATCGGCAATTTAACGCTTAACCCAGACATTATTAAGTCTGCAGATATTCAAGTTGGTAATAACTCAGTTGCTCAATCTGGTTTAGGGGGCGGTGTTTATTTTGAAACAAAAGATGCTATGGATCTACTGAGATATGATGAAGACTTCGGTGTAAGAATCTACGGTGGTGCGGCATCAAATAAGAGTGAGCAGGCATCAATAACACTTTATGGCATGTTATCAGATAAGGTTGATGCGCTTGTTTATGGGCATGGGGTTTCAAGAGGAAACTTTGAAGATGGAAATGGTGTTGAAACCTTTGGCGCTGAAGGGGACGTATATAATGTCTTAGCCAAAGTAGGCTTCGAACCAAATGATCTCCATCGTTTCGAAATCAGTGCGGACATGTATCGGGATGAAGGCGATTACAGCCCACGACCTGATATGTCTGGGTCTGCGAATGAAACCATCAGTCAAGATCTTCTACTTCCAACTGAATATGACAGAAATACATTCGTACTTTCTTATGAATTAACAGGGGAAGCGCATAAAGGTAAAGTGAGTGTCTATTCAAGCCAAACAGAGGTCACACGTGATGAATCAAAAATCACCGTTCGCTGGCCAACTGATCGCTTATCCGAAAACTCAGCAACTAACCGAAATCTAGGGGCTAATGCTAAATTTGAGTCAGACTTGGCTTTAGGTAGCTTCGATAACACTTTATTGTATGGCATAGACTACATTGACCAGAATTCAACCAGTGAGTATGGCGGCAATAAATTCATGGATGAAACCGCTATTTCACGAGCTATTTTCCTTGAAGATACGTTATATATTACACCATCAATACTTGTTACCGCGGGTGTGCGTTTTGAAGATTATGAGCGTAAAGCAACAACGGGGAGTAAGACATTTGATGATATTACATGGTCATTAGGTTCTGAATGGGAAGCAACTGACAACGTAACCTTATTCGCGAATACTCGTTCATTATTCAAAGGACCTGAATTATTAGAAACGTTCATCGCGTATCAAGATGTAGCGGTGCTAGCTGACGATATTAAAGCCGAAACAGGTCAAAATACTCAAGGTGGTGTTCGTTTTGATAAGCAAGTTGGTGACCATTATATTGGTGCTAACCTGACGATTTTCAAAACAACGATTGAAGATTATATTACTGAAGAGTACCAACGCGCGACGCAGGGCTACTTAATTTATAACCTTGGCGATATGGAAACGAAAGGGGCAGAGGTCAGTGCGACTTATGGTTACAAGCTGTTCCATTCAAAACTGTCTTACTCACAGCTAGAAAATAAAGATAAAACAAATGGCGGTCCAATTTTAGACGGTAATGGTCGAAGTGCAGATATGGGCGATAGCTTTGCCTTAACACTGGATTACCAATCGGACTCACTAGACACACAGTTTGGCTGGACTTCAATCCTAGTGCTTGACGAAGATAATGTAGTTGAAGGAACACCTGAAAAAGAAGGTTACGATGTTCATAACCTTTATGCACAATGGCGACCATCAAGTGTTGAAGATCTCGCGGTTACTTTCGGCATAGATAATGTGTTTGATGAGCTTTATATTTCGCATGCTTCACGAACTGGCTACTCAAGAACCACGTTAGCTGAAGATTACGAACCAGGTCGTAACTACAAGTTATCATTGGCATATCAATTTTAG
- a CDS encoding SH3 domain-containing protein, translating to MKKIMIVVLILLILGGAGAGYYFFFMQEEAVEQETAETDELADEQGQMEPLEPTMDLSVPVEQTDFYVMERKIPVVDKPNDDGLIEGFLYKGEYVEVLEKQNGWARISDYIVFEEGGMEIAQWVSLDGLVTEEVIISDEEKIEILDSYLVKSDDLKLHLTRFRTAIDTLMKAGDCKPGDFEELGGWVKSVTYQSSDVYFIYCGGLKQDNKIYLNVQTGETFKR from the coding sequence ATGAAAAAAATAATGATTGTCGTTTTAATTCTATTGATACTTGGTGGAGCAGGTGCTGGTTATTATTTCTTTTTTATGCAGGAAGAAGCCGTTGAGCAAGAAACAGCTGAAACTGATGAATTAGCCGATGAGCAAGGGCAAATGGAGCCTTTAGAGCCTACCATGGACTTATCTGTTCCGGTTGAACAAACAGATTTCTACGTTATGGAAAGAAAAATCCCGGTAGTAGATAAGCCTAATGACGATGGGCTGATAGAGGGCTTCTTATACAAAGGCGAGTATGTTGAGGTACTTGAAAAGCAAAATGGTTGGGCTCGAATTTCTGATTATATTGTTTTTGAAGAGGGAGGGATGGAAATCGCTCAATGGGTATCTCTAGATGGTCTAGTGACAGAAGAAGTGATTATTTCTGATGAAGAAAAAATCGAAATATTAGATTCATACCTAGTTAAATCTGATGATTTAAAGCTGCATCTAACGAGGTTTCGCACTGCAATTGATACGCTGATGAAAGCTGGTGATTGTAAACCTGGTGATTTTGAGGAGTTGGGTGGCTGGGTCAAATCAGTAACGTATCAAAGTAGCGATGTGTACTTTATTTATTGTGGTGGTTTAAAACAAGATAATAAGATTTATCTCAATGTTCAAACTGGTGAAACTTTTAAGCGCTAA
- a CDS encoding YggL 50S ribosome-binding family protein, giving the protein MKIEKIENKNRRLRKKLYLGEFAILGFEISCTTSIKDFDQYDIFIDEFIDYIDSIDLCFGGGGLELFEGFLCSTERYRSVTEEEQVLVAQWLEARSEVSKVEVSELLDANYA; this is encoded by the coding sequence ATGAAAATAGAAAAAATTGAAAACAAAAATCGTCGTTTACGTAAAAAGCTTTATTTGGGCGAGTTTGCTATTTTAGGTTTTGAAATCAGCTGCACGACATCGATTAAGGACTTTGATCAGTATGATATTTTTATCGATGAATTTATTGATTATATCGATAGTATTGATCTTTGCTTTGGTGGCGGTGGTCTAGAATTATTTGAAGGCTTTTTATGTTCAACAGAGCGCTACCGCAGCGTAACTGAAGAAGAACAAGTTCTTGTTGCACAGTGGTTAGAAGCCCGTTCTGAAGTGAGCAAAGTAGAAGTTAGTGAATTACTGGATGCCAATTACGCTTAA
- a CDS encoding exoribonuclease R, producing MQRDYTLDCLITMPRQDLEEFSLRMIHRLVPEEAMTELFTFEQEEVTSDERMQSAKFDAMLRMTAIALGEVNLAFSESDNSQQNIERMTRLLLWHFYSISFNLEEAIKIEVHCKKVEDILKNSPTDAFGWVKELTELLHFYAKVNEDNT from the coding sequence ATGCAACGCGATTACACTTTAGATTGCTTAATCACCATGCCAAGACAAGATTTAGAAGAATTCAGTTTAAGAATGATTCACCGTCTTGTTCCAGAAGAAGCAATGACAGAGCTTTTTACATTCGAGCAAGAAGAAGTCACAAGTGATGAGCGTATGCAGTCAGCTAAATTCGATGCCATGTTACGAATGACAGCAATTGCACTGGGTGAAGTTAATTTGGCTTTTTCCGAGTCCGATAACTCTCAACAAAATATTGAGCGCATGACTCGCCTGTTACTTTGGCATTTTTACTCGATTTCGTTCAATTTAGAAGAAGCGATTAAAATTGAAGTGCACTGTAAAAAAGTAGAAGACATTTTAAAAAATTCGCCGACCGATGCTTTCGGTTGGGTTAAAGAATTAACCGAATTACTGCATTTCTACGCGAAAGTAAATGAAGATAACACATAA
- a CDS encoding methyl-accepting chemotaxis protein gives MKLSISSKLQLSFLFLVVLFIVSASFTYRSVGVVERHTHSLLNTDLPTVNTSRAIGQSIQASLSTVRAYMLLGSDATVGEQQLQQLSSITQDVENTLATLETKLPVERFELVSEQWNNFKLSLDELSSLSHGDENLPAHNLFSNEAAPIAEVALDQLQGLINDEASNPFGADRKRLFKLYADSYSSLANALSAMRDFLIYGNNDYLSKYDDFVATHEKSVKEINSMLEIMTRSDKSLWNLFNEMQQLYFPLAKEVIRLRQSPEWNKANAYMAQVVVPNARLLEDNLDQIVNDQQNAADQNGQGIRQDLERVNLMLLAAVLVVSIIGFIIARYLGRSIGLRVSSVAKRAGLIAQGDVSQPSLVVAGQDELAQLTVSINQMNDSLREIVLGVTTKANEVDSSMTSLLQCNQETLSQVENQKINISQMSHEVTEVAQSASNTAQLADESVAALSASQKELSAGSDALDSNRQVAVELDETIGKANQLVLALSKESEAIGRVTEVIEGLAEQTNLLALNAAIEAARAGEYGRGFAVVADEVRMLATRTTESTTEINSIVNAIQSSTTSVVKEIELSQGLAKQGANHTEEAVTKLLDTTGLITKLNDQMLNLSTAANQQSAATNQMTELVSGVEISVDGVSTISQTSDSTTNQVIDKVTELNREMAKFKL, from the coding sequence ATGAAGCTTTCGATATCCAGTAAGTTGCAATTAAGCTTTTTGTTTCTTGTTGTACTATTTATCGTATCTGCCAGTTTTACTTACCGAAGTGTCGGTGTAGTGGAACGGCATACCCACTCATTGTTAAATACTGATTTACCAACGGTTAATACAAGTCGTGCTATTGGACAGTCAATTCAAGCAAGTTTGTCTACTGTACGTGCTTATATGTTACTTGGCAGTGATGCAACAGTTGGTGAGCAGCAATTACAACAACTTTCGAGTATCACGCAAGACGTTGAAAATACGCTTGCTACTTTGGAAACGAAACTGCCAGTCGAGCGTTTTGAATTAGTTTCTGAACAATGGAATAACTTTAAGCTTTCATTGGATGAATTAAGTTCACTTTCTCATGGTGATGAAAACTTACCCGCTCATAATTTATTCAGTAATGAAGCTGCACCAATTGCCGAAGTGGCACTTGATCAGTTACAAGGGCTGATCAATGACGAAGCTTCGAACCCATTTGGAGCAGATCGTAAGCGACTCTTCAAGCTGTATGCTGATAGTTATTCATCACTTGCAAATGCGTTATCTGCGATGCGTGATTTTCTTATTTATGGGAATAATGATTACTTATCTAAGTATGATGATTTCGTAGCTACACATGAAAAGTCGGTTAAAGAAATCAATTCCATGTTAGAGATTATGACTCGTAGTGATAAGAGTTTATGGAATCTGTTTAATGAAATGCAACAGCTGTACTTCCCACTTGCGAAGGAAGTTATTCGGCTGAGACAATCTCCAGAATGGAATAAAGCGAATGCATACATGGCGCAGGTGGTTGTGCCAAACGCTCGCTTACTTGAAGATAATTTAGACCAAATCGTTAATGATCAACAAAATGCTGCGGATCAAAATGGACAAGGGATCCGTCAAGATTTAGAGCGAGTCAATCTAATGCTCTTGGCTGCAGTATTGGTGGTATCGATTATTGGCTTTATCATTGCTCGCTATTTAGGACGCAGTATTGGGCTACGTGTATCGAGTGTTGCGAAACGAGCTGGTCTCATCGCACAAGGTGATGTCTCTCAACCAAGCTTAGTGGTTGCTGGTCAAGATGAGTTGGCACAATTGACTGTGTCGATTAACCAAATGAATGATTCATTACGTGAGATTGTTCTTGGAGTGACGACAAAAGCAAATGAAGTGGATTCAAGTATGACTTCGCTTTTACAGTGTAACCAAGAGACGCTCTCACAAGTAGAAAACCAAAAAATCAACATTTCGCAAATGAGCCATGAAGTGACCGAGGTTGCGCAATCTGCAAGTAATACCGCGCAATTGGCAGATGAATCCGTTGCGGCTTTGTCAGCATCACAGAAAGAACTTTCCGCAGGCTCTGATGCTTTAGATAGTAACCGACAAGTGGCGGTAGAACTTGATGAAACAATAGGCAAAGCGAACCAATTGGTTTTGGCTCTCAGTAAAGAAAGTGAAGCCATTGGTCGAGTGACGGAAGTCATTGAAGGATTGGCGGAACAAACAAATTTACTTGCTCTTAATGCGGCTATTGAGGCTGCTCGTGCAGGTGAATATGGACGAGGCTTTGCGGTAGTAGCGGATGAAGTGAGAATGCTTGCAACTCGTACAACAGAATCGACCACCGAAATTAATTCTATTGTAAATGCAATCCAGTCTTCAACAACATCAGTCGTGAAAGAGATTGAACTTAGCCAAGGTTTAGCTAAGCAAGGCGCGAACCACACCGAAGAGGCGGTAACTAAACTCTTAGATACCACTGGCTTGATTACAAAACTTAATGACCAGATGTTAAACCTCTCTACGGCTGCCAATCAACAGTCAGCAGCTACAAACCAAATGACAGAATTGGTCTCTGGCGTTGAGATATCAGTTGATGGGGTATCGACCATTAGCCAGACGTCAGATAGCACAACGAATCAAGTGATAGATAAAGTAACAGAGTTGAACCGAGAGATGGCTAAATTTAAATTGTGA
- a CDS encoding DMT family transporter translates to MKLGYLSMLVTLLIWASFFLSLKGGVNSNLTPADIALTRFCVPALLLLPLVWRARHQILSVPKYYLVGMFIGCGLPYLLVAGSAMQYVPVSHGSALIPGTLPLFVSGIAVILFKQPLSQHRVFGLTAVLAGIFIFLFSNIQHVESSIDAEWDQTKGHLLLLLGSFMWATFTICARVANLNALVSAGLISLISAVTLVTSIMLGLLPSELNSTQISEWPFEELSIHIFVQGIGAGLIAAFTYLYAINTLGAERAAAFGSATPAIATLLAIPLFGETPSISAWIALSFISIGSLIASNIFMKNDDSLTYQPPAHKAKT, encoded by the coding sequence ATGAAACTTGGTTACTTATCAATGCTTGTCACCTTACTCATTTGGGCAAGCTTTTTTCTATCCTTAAAAGGTGGGGTAAATTCGAATCTTACTCCTGCAGATATTGCACTTACTCGGTTTTGTGTACCTGCATTACTTTTGCTGCCTTTAGTTTGGCGTGCTAGACACCAAATTTTATCCGTCCCTAAATACTATTTGGTTGGAATGTTTATTGGCTGTGGATTGCCATATCTATTGGTCGCTGGTAGTGCAATGCAATATGTGCCGGTTTCTCACGGCAGCGCATTAATTCCAGGTACACTCCCTCTATTTGTTTCTGGTATAGCCGTCATATTATTTAAACAACCATTAAGCCAGCACAGAGTGTTTGGATTAACCGCTGTTTTAGCCGGAATTTTCATTTTTCTTTTTTCAAATATTCAACATGTCGAATCGAGTATTGACGCAGAATGGGACCAAACAAAAGGTCACTTGCTACTTTTACTAGGCAGCTTCATGTGGGCAACATTCACTATTTGTGCAAGAGTCGCCAATTTGAATGCCTTGGTAAGCGCTGGTTTAATATCTCTGATTTCTGCCGTTACACTCGTCACATCAATAATGCTAGGTCTATTACCCAGTGAGCTTAACTCTACCCAGATATCTGAGTGGCCATTTGAGGAACTATCGATTCACATATTTGTTCAAGGCATTGGGGCCGGTTTAATTGCCGCCTTTACTTACCTTTATGCAATAAACACATTAGGGGCTGAACGAGCTGCTGCTTTTGGTAGTGCAACTCCAGCCATCGCAACATTACTTGCAATCCCTCTTTTTGGAGAAACTCCATCCATCTCAGCTTGGATCGCATTAAGCTTTATTAGTATCGGTAGTTTGATTGCTAGCAATATATTCATGAAAAATGATGATTCGCTTACTTATCAGCCACCAGCGCACAAAGCAAAGACTTAA
- a CDS encoding DUF2218 domain-containing protein, giving the protein MDLKLDALKYQAHVVIHSPHAGKYLSTLCRHFGRKVKSTWDEERGVVEFPIGVSKFEYDDKKSELIITCYSGDKTQLDRQQLIIESHVHQFSRRETLILDWE; this is encoded by the coding sequence ATGGATTTGAAATTAGACGCACTAAAATACCAAGCTCATGTTGTTATTCATTCTCCGCACGCCGGGAAATACTTAAGCACATTATGTCGTCACTTTGGTCGAAAAGTGAAATCTACATGGGATGAGGAAAGGGGAGTTGTAGAGTTTCCTATTGGTGTTTCAAAATTTGAATATGATGATAAAAAATCTGAACTAATAATTACATGCTACTCGGGTGATAAAACTCAGTTAGATAGACAGCAATTAATTATTGAAAGCCATGTTCATCAATTTTCAAGAAGAGAAACGCTTATTCTTGATTGGGAGTGA
- a CDS encoding PhoX family protein, with protein MSKETFDRTRFNKSANKPFEDVLEAQLSRRKILKGGLGLSAMTAFGAFGLTGCSASNVSAPLASQPSRSSAILNFDSVSGSLTDAVVVPNGYTAQVLVPWGTPLNSNPQPWKQDGSNSAFDQENSLGMHHDGMHFFPLSTDGNDGLLVINHEYIDQKALHPNGPTFDEGQRTSVDEVRKEINAHGVSVVRVKLENNTWILVDNDPLNRRYTGATVMDLSGPIAHTPLVSTKFSTDGSQARGTLNNCGNGYTPWGTYLTCEENWPGYFINSGKQNDAEERIGIASDKTRYGWDTLAGDAQERLDEFTRFNTTPTANSHLDDYRNEANGHGYIVEIDPYTAHSRAKKRTALGRFRHEGCTFGKLTEGQPVVFYSGHDSRFEYLYKFVSEEKWNPADSNPANRLTTGDKYMDKGTLYVAKFNDDNSGEWLPLTLDSRTIDGFTLGSTFKTLEEIIINTAGAADLLGATPMDRPEWCAVDPITGTAYLTLTNNNKRKEGNSANPRIDNKFGHVIRWDEGAVPTQFEWDIFLFGAPENASAATNRSGLTDLNQLASPDGLAFDPRGILWIQTDNGASEITNYTNDQMLAVVPSTLVDENGNSEVINASNQTQLKRFFVGPNGCEVTGFTMSPDLKSMFINIQHPANWPSSQDATLITTGKVRPRAATVVIRKKDGGEIAV; from the coding sequence ATGAGCAAGGAAACATTTGATAGAACACGATTTAATAAGAGTGCTAACAAACCATTTGAAGACGTACTTGAAGCCCAATTATCTCGCCGTAAGATTTTAAAAGGCGGTTTAGGACTAAGTGCAATGACCGCTTTTGGGGCTTTTGGTCTAACGGGTTGCAGCGCATCAAATGTAAGTGCACCTCTTGCTAGCCAACCTTCTCGCAGTTCTGCAATTTTAAATTTTGATTCTGTCTCAGGTTCACTCACTGATGCAGTTGTTGTACCTAATGGTTACACTGCACAAGTCTTAGTTCCTTGGGGAACGCCTTTAAATTCCAATCCACAACCGTGGAAGCAAGACGGTTCAAACAGTGCTTTCGATCAAGAAAATTCTTTAGGTATGCACCACGATGGTATGCACTTCTTTCCTTTATCTACTGATGGGAATGATGGTTTGCTCGTTATCAACCATGAATATATTGACCAAAAAGCCCTTCATCCAAATGGACCGACTTTTGATGAAGGACAACGAACAAGTGTTGATGAGGTTCGCAAAGAAATTAATGCCCATGGTGTGAGTGTTGTCCGCGTTAAGCTAGAAAATAACACTTGGATTCTGGTCGATAATGATCCTCTAAACAGACGATATACTGGGGCAACAGTAATGGACCTTTCAGGTCCAATAGCCCATACACCTCTTGTATCAACTAAATTTTCGACCGATGGAAGCCAAGCTAGAGGTACTTTAAATAACTGTGGTAATGGTTACACGCCATGGGGAACTTACCTTACTTGTGAAGAAAATTGGCCTGGGTATTTTATTAATAGCGGAAAGCAAAACGATGCGGAAGAACGTATTGGTATCGCTTCAGATAAAACGCGTTATGGATGGGACACATTAGCCGGTGATGCCCAGGAAAGACTTGATGAATTCACTCGTTTTAATACTACCCCTACAGCTAACTCTCATTTAGATGATTACCGAAATGAAGCTAATGGTCATGGTTACATCGTTGAAATTGACCCTTACACAGCTCATTCAAGAGCTAAAAAACGTACCGCGCTAGGTCGTTTTCGTCATGAAGGTTGTACGTTTGGCAAATTAACTGAAGGGCAACCTGTTGTATTTTACTCTGGTCATGATTCAAGGTTTGAATATCTCTACAAATTTGTCTCTGAAGAAAAATGGAACCCTGCAGATTCAAACCCTGCAAACCGTCTCACAACTGGCGACAAATACATGGACAAAGGGACACTGTATGTCGCTAAATTCAACGATGATAATTCAGGGGAGTGGCTACCACTGACGCTGGATAGCCGCACTATTGACGGTTTTACTCTTGGCAGTACTTTTAAAACACTTGAAGAAATCATTATCAATACCGCTGGAGCCGCTGATTTACTGGGTGCAACTCCAATGGATAGACCCGAATGGTGCGCTGTTGACCCAATCACTGGCACAGCTTACTTAACTCTAACGAACAACAATAAACGTAAAGAAGGTAATTCAGCGAACCCACGAATTGATAACAAATTTGGTCACGTCATTCGCTGGGATGAAGGGGCTGTACCAACCCAATTTGAATGGGATATTTTCTTATTCGGTGCTCCCGAGAATGCAAGCGCAGCTACCAACCGCTCTGGATTAACAGACTTAAACCAGTTAGCAAGTCCAGATGGATTAGCCTTTGATCCTCGTGGGATTTTATGGATTCAAACCGACAATGGCGCATCTGAAATAACCAATTATACCAATGATCAAATGCTTGCCGTCGTTCCTTCTACTTTGGTTGATGAAAATGGTAACAGTGAAGTCATTAATGCATCTAACCAAACTCAACTTAAACGATTCTTTGTCGGACCAAATGGCTGTGAAGTTACAGGTTTCACAATGAGCCCTGATTTGAAGTCTATGTTTATCAATATACAGCATCCAGCTAACTGGCCATCTAGCCAAGATGCTACTTTAATAACGACTGGAAAAGTTCGACCAAGAGCTGCGACAGTGGTCATTCGTAAAAAAGATGGCGGTGAAATAGCCGTTTAA
- a CDS encoding serine hydrolase, protein MKSLVKCSLFTAVSFASVSLAHAAPTIVPSAPSLGAKGYVLLDFNSGKVLVENNAHKKLNPASLTKLMTSYVAGQEMKSGRISKDDKVQISENAWAKKFPDSSKMFIEVNTHVDMMDLYRGLIIQSGNDASVAIAEHVAGSEGAFVGLMNSWAATLKLENSSFANAHGLDAENLYSTPYDIALLGQAIIRDLPEVYSLYSERSFSYNGITQYNRNGLLRDRSLNVDGMKTGYTSGAGYSLASSATQGEMRLIAVVMGASSAKSRESDSKQLLSYGFRFFETVQPHSKNEVIAQERVWFGDSDSVELGVEDDTFLTIPRTDSKNLSASVELTSELKAPIAIGDVLGYVHYSIDGEDIDSKPLVALEAVEEGSFFKRILDHIKLFFSNLF, encoded by the coding sequence ATGAAATCACTGGTTAAATGTTCACTCTTCACAGCAGTATCTTTCGCAAGTGTAAGTCTTGCACATGCCGCTCCTACTATTGTTCCATCTGCTCCAAGTCTTGGAGCAAAAGGTTACGTCCTACTTGATTTCAATTCCGGCAAAGTTTTGGTCGAGAATAATGCTCACAAGAAGTTAAACCCAGCCAGCTTAACCAAGCTAATGACAAGTTATGTCGCTGGGCAAGAAATGAAAAGTGGTCGCATATCGAAAGATGATAAAGTCCAAATAAGTGAAAATGCATGGGCTAAGAAGTTTCCTGATTCATCTAAAATGTTTATCGAGGTGAACACTCATGTCGATATGATGGATCTTTATCGCGGCTTAATTATTCAGTCTGGAAACGACGCTAGTGTAGCGATTGCAGAACATGTTGCCGGTTCTGAAGGTGCGTTTGTTGGCTTGATGAATTCATGGGCTGCCACGCTTAAATTAGAAAATAGCTCATTTGCTAATGCACATGGCTTAGATGCTGAAAATCTATACTCAACTCCTTATGATATTGCTCTATTGGGGCAAGCTATTATCCGAGATTTACCAGAAGTCTATAGCTTGTATAGCGAGCGGTCATTTAGTTACAACGGTATAACCCAATACAATCGAAATGGTTTATTACGAGACAGAAGTTTGAATGTCGATGGCATGAAAACAGGTTATACCTCTGGGGCTGGGTACAGTTTAGCCAGTTCTGCTACACAAGGTGAAATGCGCTTGATAGCAGTGGTGATGGGGGCTTCTAGTGCAAAGAGTAGGGAATCGGACAGTAAGCAGCTATTGAGCTACGGTTTCAGGTTTTTTGAAACTGTCCAACCTCATTCTAAGAACGAAGTTATTGCGCAAGAGCGTGTTTGGTTTGGTGACAGTGACAGTGTAGAACTGGGCGTAGAAGACGATACATTTTTAACGATCCCAAGAACGGATAGTAAGAACCTTTCGGCTTCGGTGGAGTTAACATCAGAACTCAAAGCGCCTATTGCCATCGGTGATGTGCTTGGGTACGTGCATTATAGTATTGATGGGGAAGATATTGATAGTAAACCACTTGTCGCTTTAGAAGCCGTTGAAGAAGGTAGCTTTTTCAAACGAATACTTGATCACATCAAACTGTTCTTTAGTAATTTGTTCTAG